In the genome of Acidobacteriota bacterium, the window CGGCGGGCGCGTTTACATGCTAGGTGCGTGGGGCGAACTGTTCGCGTTGGAACTGAAGTCCGGCAAGGAACTCTGGCGCACTCACCTGGTCGAGAACCACGAGATTCCAAAGCCTCACTACGGATTCTCCACGTCGCCGATCCTGGTCGATGGCGTTCTCGTCGTGGAATTGGGAGACCCACCACCTCCTCCTCCGGATGCCGACGCCGAGGAAGGCGAGGTAGAAGAAGAGCCCACCGACACCGGAGGCGGGAAAGCGGTCGGAGGGTTCGACCCGGAAACCGGCGCACTGAAATGGACCCTCGGTACGGACCAGGTCGCCTACCAGTCCCCGACCGTCGCCCTTATCGGCGGGAAACGACTGGTCATCGCCGCGAGCAACAAGAAGTTGTTCGGCATCAACGCCTCGGCCGGCACGATAGCCTTCGAATACGAACATCAGGGCGATGGACGCGCCATCGGAAGTGGCAGCATGAACCCGGTCGCGGCAGGCGAAGGCCGATTCCTCCTCAGTAACACGACGGATGGCTCTTCGATGATCCAGGTCAAACCGGACCCGGAACTCGGTTATGCCGTCGAGGAACTGTGGAACTCCAACTCGATTCGGGGAACCTACGTGACCCCCGTCGTGCATGACGGACATCTATACGGCGTGACCGGTCGGGTTCTTACTTGTGTCAGCGTCGAGACGGGCGAGTCCGTCTGGAAGTCCCGGCAGCCGGGTGACGGATTCATCACGCTTCTCGATGATCATCTGGTGATCATCACCAAGGCCGGTACGCTTCATCTCGCTCGCGCAACTCCGGACGGCTATCAAGAGATCGCACAGATACCCCTCTTCGAGGAGTTGTCCTGGTCACAGGTCGCGTTTGCGGACGGCGGGCTCTTCGCCCGAAGCATGAACGAGATCGCGCGAGTCGATCTCTCGAACGCCTTCGACGAGAGCATGAAGACGATGACCACCGCGATGCCTGCGGGCTCGACGTTTGCGTCGTTTCTTCGCCAGCTCGAGTCTGCGACCGAACCGAGCGCGACGATAGACGAGTACCTCGCAAGCCAGGTCAGCTTCCCGATCATCGAGGGAATGGACCTTGTCCACTTCGTCTATCGTGGCGAGGCGAACGACGTGGGCGTCAGAGGCGACATCATCGGCGCCCGCCGTGAAGACCCCATGACACGCGTGGCTGGAACCGATCTTTTCTACTACACGGCTCGTTTCGAGCCCAATGCGCGGGTTAATTACGGGTTCATCAAGAACTTCGAAGAGAACATTGTCGACCCGCTCAACGACCGAACGGAACCGGACGGGCAAGACGGCGAGTTGTCCTGGTTCGCAATGCCCGCCTGGCGCAAGCCGTGGTACCTGGACGAGGCCGGCGCGGATCGACAGGGCAAGATCGTCGAGCACACGCTTGAGAGTAAGGTCGTCGAGGGTCGCACGCAGGTCTTCAGCGCCTACTTACCCGCGGGCTACGACGAGATGACGGGCCGACTACCCGTGATCTATTTTCACGGTGGGGACGAAGCGCTCGACGACGGCGGCATGAAGAACGCGCTCGACAACTTGATCGGAAAGACCGTGGCACCGGTCATCGGCGTGTTTCTCCACGCCGGTGAGCGGACCCCGGGGCCGCCCAACCGGGAAGGCATGGCGGCTCTCCTGGCGACAGAGATTGTGCCGGTGGTGGACGAGACCTATCGCACCATTGCAGAGGCAGCCGGTCGCGCCAGTTTTGGAGCCGGAGGAAGCGGCTACGCTGCTTACTTCACGGCCCTCGAGCAACCCGGCATCTTCGGTCAGGTCCTGACTCAGTCGGCCATCCTCTTTGGCGGGCAACTCGACGCGCTGAAAGCGAAGGTTCGGAATGCCGACGAGCAACCGTTGACGATTTACCAGGACTGGGGCACGTACGACCTGCGCTCGCCCCATGAGGCCTGGGACATGAGGGACTCCAACTCCGACTTCCGCGCATTCCTGCGGGACCGCGGGTATCGTCCGGTCGGCGGCGAGGTTCCTACCGGTATCGGCTGGGCGGCCTGGCAGAATCAGACCGATGACCTGCTGGAGACGCTCTTCCCGCTGTAGTCCGGGTTTGCACGCGACCAAGAAAAAGCCCCTCCCGAGATTCGGGAGGGGCTTTCTATTTGAGAGACTCGAACGCTTACTCGCAGGTGTTTGCGACGTCCTTGAATGCGGCTCCGCATTCGCCGGACGCCGCCAGGGCTCCCCGCTCACCGAGGTTGCTGTCGGTTCCCCAACTGCTCTCAACATCGATGCCATCGCTACCGACGATCAGGAAGAACAGGTTTCCTACCGGGACACTGGTCCAGGAGTAGGAACCACTGCTGCCGAGGCTGCACTCACTGCCGGATAGTGCCACCGTCGATACGTTGCCCAGATCACCGTACAGCAGGTTGAACTCCGTCGCGCCGCAACTGGTATCCCAGCTAACGTCGATCTCGCTGCCCGACACATTGACGCGATCGCCGCGGATCGGATCCGTCAACCCCGCCCCGAGAGGAACTGCGTACGGGCCGCCCAGACCGGTGTCACAGACCACGACGGCCTCCGTCTTGACCTCGACATCGTCGATGGAGAACCAACGGTCGCCGTTGGCATTCTGGTAGTTGAAGCGAACCTTGAAGTTCGGATTGCCGACGGCGTATGCCGTGACATCGTGAACGGCATGGCTGTTGAAGTCGCTATTGGAGTCCGCCCACAGCACGACCCACTGCGCACCGTCCCAGACCTCGACGGTGGCATCGTCGCCATCTTGGTGGTTGTAGTAGATGTCGTACTCCAACGTGACCCCAATGAGACCGCTGACGATCGAGACGTCGATCGCCGGCGTATCGAGGCTGGCCGAAGTCAGCGGAAGCAACGGTTGGCACCGGGAATTTGCCGTCACGTACTGGCCGCTACCGTTCGAGGGCCGCTCCGACGAACCACTGCTGAGGAACCACTCGCCACAGTTGTGGTTACCGGGTCCGGTCGTGATAGTCCAGCCGTTCAGAGAGTTCGCGGACGAAAAGTCCTCGAAGAAGAACGGTTGGATTCCATTGAACGGGCCGTCAGGCGTACCGCTCCGCGACACAGCGTTGCCATCCGGGACATCCGTCTCGTCATCGGCAGCTTGAACGGCGTAGAAGTACTGAACACTGTCATCCAGCCCTGCCGTATCGGAGAACGAATCCGACAGGATGCCGCCGGCGATCAGATTCTGGGGCGTCGTCTCGACGTTCGAATCGGTGTCGCGATAGACGAAGTACCGAATAGGGCCAGCACAGACACTGGTCGCCGGATCCCAGTCGACGTTGAGTGTACACGTGTCGTTCTGAGGATTCGTAACGGTTCCCACGCCATTGAAGAATGGCTGATTGACGACGTTGAACTCCGTGTCCAGACCGTCGAACACGGTATCCGGACACGAGATCGCCCGAGTCTTGAGGTTGTAAGCGTGAACACCAAGATCCGTCGGCGTGAAGGCCTCGTTAGTCGCACCGGGAATATCGATCCCGTCCTTGGTCCACTGGTACACGAAAGGACCGACACCGTTCGTGAGGTTTCCGGTCAGCGTTGGAACCGACTCGGAACACACCGTCAGCGGCCCGTTCGGCTGGACATCAACGAATGGGTTGTCTTCGCAACCGCTTCCCGTAATGCAATCCTGCCCGCCGACGCCCTGAGGAACGACCTGTCGTTTGATGACGTTCGTGTCTTCCTTGCCGTTCGTCTCGTCGACGGACCGGACCACGTAGAAGTAGTTGACACCATCGACCAACGAATTGAGATCCTTGAAGTCCGTTGCTGTAAGACCGGAAACCAGGAGGCTCGCGGGACCCGGCTCGAACAGAACTGCCGTCGAACGATAGATGTTGTAACTGATCGGGCCCGAGCACTCGGCCGTGGCGGCGGTCCAGGCGAGATCGATGCTACACACTCCGAACGGGTTGCCGGTTGCCGAGTCCAACCCACCGAACAACGGCGCCAACAGGCACGTTCCGGTAGCCGTATCGCTGACCTCAGCGGAAGGCGAAGAGATACAGGCTTCGCCATCGAACGCCTGAACGATGTAATAGTACGTCAATCCACCGGACACATCGGTATCCGAGAACAGATAGCCGTTGGAGTTTCCAACACCCGGACTACTGTCCGGAATCGTTGCGACCAACGTGAAAGGCCCACCCATCGTGCGCGATCGACGGACCCGATACTCGACGACGGATCCAAGATCCGCGTCGTTCCACGTGACATCGATCTGATTGTCACCATTGGTCTCGGCATCGGCCACCAACGGGGTCGGCGGTGTCTCGCAACCACAGGCCTCGAAACGGAACGACGCGATCTGTGTCCGGAAAACGCTGGAGGTGTTGTCCTCCCCGGTAAACCAGAACGTACAGTCGTCGGTCGGATCTAGACCCATCGCGGCGTAGTCGCCGTAGCGGTTGGTGCCACTCGACGCGGTGCCGTCATGAATGATGTTCTCACCCTGCGTCATCATGCCGAGCGGTGCATCGAAGGTACGTCCGGTGTAGCGAAGACTGGGGAACGTCGACGTCGAGGAGACGTTGTAAGCCAGCGCGATGTTGCCCGACTGGTCCATGGCGCTTGCACCCATCCAACGGCTATCGCCATCTGCGAGCGACCAGGTTCCCTCTTGCTCGAGACTCCATGGATCGGACGAGTTATTGCGACGAAGCTCGAACCAGCGAATGCCGCCGGTGTTCGCGCCGTCGATATCGGTCACGAAGTTGCCGACGATGGTCTCGAATCCGGCACCGTGTCGCATGTACTGCAGCCGGTGCATGATCACCTCGCGAAGAGGATCCAGAGTCGTTCCCGTCCCCGGCTGTTGAAAACAGTTGAACGATGTCAAACCACAGAGGCTTGAGTCGAACTCCGCAACATCGATGCTGGTGAGCTGGGTCAGCGTGGAGTTTCCGCTGTTGACCCAATCGACGTCGAACTCCCACATCTCGAGGAGGTCTCCCGGCGCCGCGGGTCCGCTGTGACTCTCGGTGTCTCGGTGTCGCATGATGATCCCGGGCTCGCCGGAGTCCGGCTGGTTTGGACCATCGATATCGGCTGCGGTCGCCGTCTCGAAACCGAAACCGGGAAGGTTCGGAAGAGTGAATCGCTGGAACGTCGCAGCGTTTCCGACAAGCATGTTCCCGCGATCCATCGCCCAGACACTCGGCCCGTCGTTGACGGTGACAAGATAAGAACCCAGTCCGCCGTTCGCGTCGGTTGGCCAGACGGCGTAGTGCGGGTAATCGGGGAACGACGGCCCGCTGAACGCATACGCGAACCAGCCGCCCGACACCGGGTCGGAGGTTTGCGAGATGTACACGCAGTTGTTGTTTCCGGATGTTGCGAACTCGCTGATCATCCACCGGTCGGCTTCGCGGTCGTAGAGGACGATCGGGTCACCGAAACCGGAACCGCATTGCCCGCTACCGAGCGAATCCATGAAGAAGTCCGCCAGTTGATTGGGAGTCGGCTCAGCCTTGTCCCAGATTCGAACCCTCGCGCCGCCCGATGCGTTGACGCTCTGAATGAAATGGTTAGGGCCAACGTCGCCGACTGTATCCGGGACTCCGGCTCCAGTAGCTGCGAAGCCCGGGAAGTTCCGTGACGGCGTACCAAACGGATCACCGCCCAGGGCCGCACGGTCTTGATCATTGTCGTCCGCCGATCCGCGTGACGAATCGAACGCGCTCTGCAACTCGAATAGCGGATCTCGACCGCCGATCGGATCGAAATCGACGAAGCCCGGTTTTGGGTAGTACCGTCGAGGAATCTCGCGGACGGGGTCTCCCGGCTTCCATTCCTCGGGCTTCGGTAGGGTTCGCACGTCGCCGTCCCACACGAACGGTGTGACCGGTGCGCTGACCTCTGCCAGTCGAGGCCTTTCGTTCTCAACTGCCTGCTCCTCGGCGGTGACGACGAGCGTCCCAAGAGCGAGAAGCGTCACGACGACGCAGGTCGCGATCACCCATTTCCTTGAATCGGTCTGTGTCTTAGACACGGAGGCCCCCTATCGGTTCTCTGCCGGCGTAAAGTCTCGTTGTTGTCGGAGAAGTCGGATCGGACCGCGTTGCGAGTGCAGTCGGACCGCCGGTCCACCGCCATTGGTCGTCGCCGTCGCGATCTTGCCCGGCTCCTCAAAATTCTTGTATTCAAACTGTAACGAAAAGTCCGTGCTGATCTCGCCGGAGGTCGCAAGCGTCACATCCTGCGTGGCATCCTCCCAGAGCGTCAGTTCAATCTCACCGGTCACGGTGACAAACTCCTGAAGCTGATCCGTATGGCCGTTGTCGAGGAAGACCTGGAGTCTTCCGCGATCCGAGGACGCATGGACCGTTCCCTTGATGCCGCGTGCCATCAGGGTTCCCGTGGAAGAACGAAACCCGAAATCGCTCTGGAGTTTCTTGGCCTCGACCATGCCGTCTTCGGTCTGAACCTCCAGGTGAATCCCCTTGGGTAGGAACACGACGATGTCGACACGGTCCCGCCGCACGCGCGGGCTTCCGTCACCGGAGGCCGCTCCGTCGCCGAAAACCGCCTCCACCTCCAGATCACCGTTCGCGGCGATGGTTCGCCGCACGGTCAGCGCCGGCAACGCTTGATCGTCGAGTCTCTGAAATGTGCCGATGATCTCGACCCGGGGCTCATAGCCGCCGAACCGGCAGTAGACGTTGCCGTGGGGGTTCGTCAGGTGAACGGTCTTTCCAGGCTGAAGATCGTCGAACCAGGTCTCGGTCACCTTCTCCCAGTCCTGCTTCGCAGCATCCGTCGCGATGCGATCGTCTCCAGCAGAGACAGCAGTCACCAGCAGGCACAGCAGTACCAGCGGGCCCGGCCCGAATCTACGCAAGGTGTGGGTCACTAGATCTTCCTCAACTTGTCTCAAAGGTTGGAGTACGGTAAATCCGCGATGGGTTCCAAGCATTAATTGGTAACCCGGATCCTGTGATGACGCATATCTGGACAACCGCGCAGACCGCTTCCAGATTCTTATAGTAGTTTAATTCCGAGGCGCGATCATGGCCCGAAAAGGAAGCCCGGAACGGCGAACGATACACATTTTCTGCGCCGGCTGCCGCACCGCACTATACCGGTATTCGAAGGGCGGGCGAGGTGGGCTCGTCAAGTGTTTCGTCGAGCGGATCGTCGAGGATTTCACCGAAGGCAAAGGTCACTGCCACGGCTGTGGTCAGCAGTTCGCCCGCCTCCGGATGATGGCGGGAAAGCCGGCCCACAAGATCATCCAGGGGAAGGTCTTCACCCGAGGACTGCGACGGAAGTGACCGCTCAGAGCCCGTCGCTACCAAGAGTGGGGCGCATCGACTCGAGGATGGCCTCCGCCTGACTGAAGTCCAGGGGCTCCTGCGTATCGACGATGTGGAGCACGACGTCCTCGAAGATCAGGTGGATCTTGAAGGCGAACATCGCCGGTCGATTCTCGGTCAGCGGATACCGCTCGTCGTGGAACGCGATGTGAAGTTCCATATCCTGGCGGTCCACTTCGCCCTGGCTCTTGTGGCGTTTTGGGTCGTAGATCTCTCCCGCGATGGCCCGGACGGTGCCATCGGAGTCGTCGATGACGCCCTCCGTCAACATCGTATGGCCGATCCAACGCTCGGGGCCCGGCCAACCGAACGAATTCGGAAAGAGCTCACCATCGAGATCGACCTCCACGAAACCCCAGGTAGCCAGATACGCAAAGACCGTTGGCAGGACCGGCGTCCCCCCTCCGGTATCACCGTGGATGTAGACGTTGCGGGCGATCCCGAGATTCAGCAGGTCCTCCACATCCTTGCGAGAACGGCCAAGCCGGACACCGGACGAGTGTTCGGGATGATGAAAGTAAGTCTGCTGAAGCTGCCAGGCGCCGTGGTCATCCTGCCATCGCGCGAAGACGAGTCCGCGCTGATGGACGGGATCGACTTCGATCACCGCCTCCCCTTTCAGCCGGGTGTGTCCCTGTCCGTCATAGGTCAGCGCATCGACGGGCTCGGCGGGAACTCCGCGTATCGAGTGGGTCGATTCCCCGAGCGAGCGACGGTTGATTCTGAGGTCCGTCGCGATCACGCGGTAGCGAACCGGAACCCTCTCGACGACCGGTTCATCTTGCCGTGCCTTGTTCTGGTCCTCGACCGGCTTCCATTTCTGGGCCATCGCAGGAGCGCACACTGCGCTCAGGAGCGCGATTGCCACCCAAGTGCGAAATCGCCGACTGATGAGAGAACGAGTCATGGGTTGGCGGAACACGGCTGCGCGATGGATCGCGGCAACCCGTCTCGCCCTTCACCGAACGGTCCCTCCACACCGCCGACAACTGCCGTCACCAGGAAGAACGTTCCGGCACCGGGTTCGGGGATGAAGAGATCGTAGAAATCGGTTCGGGACAGATTTGACACTCGACAGGACGCAAACTCCAGAAGCAGTTCGGCGCCAATCTCGCCGGCATAGACGTTGTATCCATCGACACCCGACTCGGGGGCCCATGTCAGCCCATTGCCGTCGACATGCAGTCCATGAACCACCCCGTCGTCCGTGTCGCAGGCATCACCCTCAAGATCCAGATCGCGATCGATCTGCGCCGGGTCCGATCGGGTCACGCAAACGTCGGTGACGTCCAGGATTCCGTCGTCGTCCTGGTCCGTGTCTGCAGTGTTTTCAACTCCGTCGTTGTCGATATCGGCGTCACACGCGTCCCCCAGACCATCGAGATCCAGATCGCTCTGAACGGTGTTGGATATCGCCGGGCAGTTGTCGGCCACGTCGCCCACTCCGTCGCCGTCGCCGTCGGTCTGACCGGCGTTGGCCGCATAGGGTGCATTATCGACGTCGCCGCAGATGCCGTCGCCGTCGATGTCATTTCCTGGATCCAGGGCACAGGGGTCACAACCGTCGAGTTGGCCATCGGCGTCGAGGTCGGAACCTCCCGTCACCACTCGAGAGCGGCACTCCTCAACAATGCTGATGTCATCAAACGCACACTCGAGAATGCGTTGCTGGTCCAACTCCGGAATCGCTTCACACGCGAACCGCGCGCGGAATTGATCGTTGACGGCGATGTGGGAAACCACGGGTATCACCGAGCGAGTCCAGGAGTTTGCCTCCTTGGTGAGTTGCTCGACCGTGTTCCACGTGGCGCCGGCGTCGTCGGAAATCTGGACGCGGAAGGTCCCGCCGTCCAGCGAGCCGGCCGTCGTGGAAAGCCAGCGGAAGTAACTGAATGCGGGATTCTGCATGCCGCTCAGGTCGATGGTGGGGCTGAAGATCGCCGCGGTGCCGCCGTCCACGTCCTGGAATTCGGCGGCCCCTCCCATGAGACCCTGCCCCGTGACCCACGCGCGGATACCGGGTGACGGTGTGTGATCGTCCGCCGGCTCGATCGTGCCTCCGCCCGTCCCGACCGGATCGACCCGCCTCCAGTGGCCCTGGGTCGCCGTACTCTGAGTGTCGTAGACCCATCCATTGTCAATCTCAATCGTGTCCACGTAACGAGCGGCCTCGAGTTGGAAGTCGACGATTGAACTCTGGCCGGTCTTGAGAACGACGAGACTCTCGGAACCCGAATACGAGAGGGCATCGACCGTAATGACACGCTGCCCGATGGCGGCGTCCGGCAGCACGTAGTGTCCGGAACCGTCCGTCACCACCGGCGTGTTGCCACCGACGATACTCACCTCCGCACCGACAATTGGGGCTGCCGTGCCGGCGTCGATCACCGTGCCCTGCACCGTCGTTCGGGGGAGTGAGACCAACTCGACCTCTACATCGATCCCACCGTCGAGGGGCAGCGTCCCGGGAGAGACGAACTTCGTGCTGTAGCCGGGAGCGGAGACCCGCAGCACGACCGGTCCGCTGTCGATGTAAGACCCAAACTCGCCGTTGAGATTCGCCGTCAGGATCTCCTGACTGTTGAGGAGCAAGATGGTCGCCGCCGGGATCGCGCTTCCGCCGTCGGACTGCACGACCTTGCCCGTCAGCGTTCCGCCCGTCGGAGCGTATTCCAGGACGAACAGTCCACTCTGGATATCGCTGATGTAGAAGTAGCCCCTGGGGTCGAAGGGGTAGACGCCCCAGGCGCCCCCAAACCCGGAATCACTCTGCGGGTACGTGTCGTAGTTACCGAGTGCGACGGGGAAGCCGGGTCGTTGTAGATCGACGTACTCGAAGCCGAGTCGATAGTGAGACATCGCAACGCGCTTGCCCGGCACGTCATCAAAAATCGTGTTGTGAACAATCGCATTGCTGTCGGGCTCGAACTCGCTGATCAGCGTGCCCGGCACATTCGGATTGCTGATGTCATAGGTCGCAAGATGGCCGCCGGGTTGTTCGTCCGTCGTTACCACGATGCTCAAATCGCTACTCGGCCACGAGTTGTGCGTGAAGTTGAACGGCGTACTCCAGGTCGAAAGGATCTGTAGATTGCCCGGATCTGTCGCGTCGACGATCTCATGAAGACCCGAGAAGATCTCGGACAGGTAGGCCGTGTTGCCCTTGACGAATACGTCGTGGACATAACGCGATCCGAACGTGCCGATCTCGACGGGGTTGACCGGGTCGGCCAACGAGAGAATGCGTGCTCCCGCGTTTGTACCAACGAGCCAGGCGTGCCCGCGTTCGGTGTCGATCCAGATATTGTGAACCGTTGCGAAGTTCTGGGTGTAGGTGTTGACCAGTATAGGCGCCAGGGGGTCCGAGAGATCCACGATCTGAAGACCCTGCAGCGATCCTCCACCCTCGGTCACGATGTACGCGTAGTTTTGGTAGGTCTTGATATCTCGCCACGCGGAATTGGGTCCGCCGATGAACGCGACTTGCACCGGCTGCGTCGGATCCGTCACATCGATAAATAACGTGCCGGCCTGGCTACCCATGATCGCCAGATAGGTCGTTCCGTCGGAATAACCCCAGATATCGCTGGAGTCTTCGCTGTCGCGGATGTCGACCTGCCCCAGCAGGTTGACTCGTGTGTTCATCGATCGTTGGCTCGGGTCAGCGGAGGACGCGATCGGCGAGAAGAGCTCGTCGGCATCGAGTCGATAATTCAGGCGCAGGGGGTATGTCGGACAGGCGGACGACGGATCGCCCTCGAGTTCGATGACGAAACGATACTCTCCGCTGGGAACCGGCCGCGGGAGCGACAGCTCCGCGCTCATCGCGGTACCGGCCTGCACCACGCCTTCAGCGAGTTGTCCCCGGATCACATCGCCGCCGACCGTGTAAAGCGACCAACTCCCCTGGACCCGCAACGGTTGGGTGTGGGTTCTGCCTGCCGGTGTGGAGCCGGCATCGATCTGCCGGAGGACGAGTTCGATCGACACACGCTGTTCGCCGGATCTCTCGAGTTCAAACGGCAGCGGACGGACGTTCAGCTCGAAGACATCGCTACCCAGCTGGAGGGGTTCAGAACTCTGCAGCGTCAGACCCTCGGCGACGCCGCAACGATCCTCGGTCCAGGCCACGGTTCCACCGAGGACTGCGAGAGACATGACGAAGATGACAACAACGAGACGTCGCTTGGCCTGCATGAGTGCCCCATTTCCGCAGATCGCGGGTTCTCCCGCCCATTACATACGCGGCTCTCGAGATCCGGTCAATCGGTGTCGCTGGCGACTCGGAGAGCCAGACGGCATCCGTCGAGGTATTCGGAGACCTCAATATACTCGTCAACCGTATGCGGAGAGTGCTGACCGGCGCCGAGGGTGACCGTCGGGATGCCTTTTCGATTCAGATGATTGGCATCCAGCCCACCGTCTGCGTATCGAAGGGATGGCTTGAGCCCGACGTCCCGGGCTGCGCCCCGCGAGATCTTCACGACTGGAGCGTCCCGCTCGAGTCGAAAAGGCCGATAGTCGGTGTTGGCGCGAAAACGGATTTTCCCCGTCTGTTTCTTGTGATTGCGTACGCCTCGTGCGGCGCGTTCGAAGGCCTTCCTGTAGGTGTCCGTGATCGTGTCGACGAACGCCTCATCGTGGGAGCGAGACTCGCCCTTGACGAACACGTGATCGGTGACCTGATTCGTCGCCTCTCCACCGGTGATGACGCCGACGTTGGATGTACCCCGGCGTCCGCCCTTCACGATTTTCCCAAAGAAGCCGCGTTTCGATACGTCCGCGATCGCCCGTGCGGCGATCAGCGATGCGGAAACTCCGTGCTCCGGGTGAACGCCGGCGTGAGACGAGCGGCCATGGATATCGACGTTCCAGCGATCGGCACCGAGTGCGCCGATCCACATGTCCGCGGGGTCCCCCCCGTCAATGTTGAAGCCGAGACGAGGCCGACCCAGATCGGTTACACGCAGGTTGCGTGCCCCTTTCAGTCCGACCTCCTCTCCCACGGTGAAAAGAAACGTGAGAGGCGGATGGGGAAGTCCCTTCGTCAGAATCCGTTCCAGCACGGTCACCAGGCAAGCGACGGCCGTGCGGTTATCCCCGCCAAGCCCCGTAGGCCCCCGGGAGACGATCCGTTTGCCACGTCGAACGGGCTCGGCCCCTCGACAGAGCGGCACCGTGTCCAGGTGGCTGGCCAGCAGTCGGCGAGGTGTGCGGGTCGTGCCGGGCAACTGAATGATCAGATTGCCCACCTCGTAGCCCTCGCCGATCCGCTTGTGGGCGTCGTCGTGTTTGATCCAGGAGGGTCGACAGCCCGCCGCCCGGGCCCGTCGCTTGACTTCGTTGGCCACCGCCTTCTCGCGGCCACTCAGCCCTTCTACCGCCAGCAGACCCATCAGATGGTGGAGCGCCCGCTTGTCGTCGATCGTCCTGTCGTTCATGAACCCGCCCCGGAATCCGACGTCGGAAGTTCGTCCCATTCACAGATGTAGCCGGTGGGCATCCAGAAGCCGCCGCCCGACGCCTCGACGTCGACCCACTCTCCACCCTTGTAGGTTGCCAGGAAGTCCTCGCCGCCCCCGTAGTTGTTGGGCTGGCCTTTCATCCAGCGCTCGAACGCCCATTCCGTCCCGTCGACCCAGGTCCACAGGCCCTCCTCGTCGGCGTCCGACGCACCCAGATACATGTACCGGCCGTCGCAAAGAGAGGCGATAAACTCGAACTCCGCCTCGCGGTCGATCACGACGAGGTGTCCGCCAGCCTCGACACAACGGTCTCGGGCCCCCTGCCAGGAGAGGTCCTCGACGTCGTCGAAGAGCTGGTAACGATGACCGTCGAATTCGGCGATCTCGACCTCGGGAGACGGATCGCCGGCGAGGAGCCCGCCACAAAGGATCAGCACGGTGGCCAGTAGGATGGTTCGACCGGCTACTCTCAAGATATCCTCGATTCCTGGGAACTGAGACGACGAGGGCGGCCCGGATACAGTCGCCGTCGGTTTGACGGGCCCACGAGTTCAGCGTACAACAATGACTGGGTTGCGTCGATTCTGTTTGTAGGGGCATCAGCGTGAGACTCCCATCGAATGTCACCGGCGCAGCCGGTGCTTTTCTCGTCCTGTTCCTTGTTGTCGCGGCGTACGTTCCGAGTGCGTCCGGTGCGGAGCCCGATGCGATCGAGCATCCCGTCCCGGCACGCATCGAAGTCGGACCCGACTTCGCAGAGGTTGACCGGCTGGCACGACTCGGCATCAACATCGATGCCGTGTTCGACGGTTGGGCACGGGTCTACGTCGTCGCGAAA includes:
- a CDS encoding M20/M25/M40 family metallo-hydrolase, whose protein sequence is MNDRTIDDKRALHHLMGLLAVEGLSGREKAVANEVKRRARAAGCRPSWIKHDDAHKRIGEGYEVGNLIIQLPGTTRTPRRLLASHLDTVPLCRGAEPVRRGKRIVSRGPTGLGGDNRTAVACLVTVLERILTKGLPHPPLTFLFTVGEEVGLKGARNLRVTDLGRPRLGFNIDGGDPADMWIGALGADRWNVDIHGRSSHAGVHPEHGVSASLIAARAIADVSKRGFFGKIVKGGRRGTSNVGVITGGEATNQVTDHVFVKGESRSHDEAFVDTITDTYRKAFERAARGVRNHKKQTGKIRFRANTDYRPFRLERDAPVVKISRGAARDVGLKPSLRYADGGLDANHLNRKGIPTVTLGAGQHSPHTVDEYIEVSEYLDGCRLALRVASDTD
- a CDS encoding PQQ-binding-like beta-propeller repeat protein, whose product is MMSRRVPTMIVFCLMTVAATGGAIAAEGQLDWPSFRGPNLDGALQGVGGITDETGLELNWKHDYGSGYASLVATQGLVIGGFSSGDLDLLSAVDATTGEEVWRAQIGPIYNGHDGSHDGPIATPFVAGGRVYMLGAWGELFALELKSGKELWRTHLVENHEIPKPHYGFSTSPILVDGVLVVELGDPPPPPPDADAEEGEVEEEPTDTGGGKAVGGFDPETGALKWTLGTDQVAYQSPTVALIGGKRLVIAASNKKLFGINASAGTIAFEYEHQGDGRAIGSGSMNPVAAGEGRFLLSNTTDGSSMIQVKPDPELGYAVEELWNSNSIRGTYVTPVVHDGHLYGVTGRVLTCVSVETGESVWKSRQPGDGFITLLDDHLVIITKAGTLHLARATPDGYQEIAQIPLFEELSWSQVAFADGGLFARSMNEIARVDLSNAFDESMKTMTTAMPAGSTFASFLRQLESATEPSATIDEYLASQVSFPIIEGMDLVHFVYRGEANDVGVRGDIIGARREDPMTRVAGTDLFYYTARFEPNARVNYGFIKNFEENIVDPLNDRTEPDGQDGELSWFAMPAWRKPWYLDEAGADRQGKIVEHTLESKVVEGRTQVFSAYLPAGYDEMTGRLPVIYFHGGDEALDDGGMKNALDNLIGKTVAPVIGVFLHAGERTPGPPNREGMAALLATEIVPVVDETYRTIAEAAGRASFGAGGSGYAAYFTALEQPGIFGQVLTQSAILFGGQLDALKAKVRNADEQPLTIYQDWGTYDLRSPHEAWDMRDSNSDFRAFLRDRGYRPVGGEVPTGIGWAAWQNQTDDLLETLFPL
- a CDS encoding choice-of-anchor B family protein, with amino-acid sequence MQAKRRLVVVIFVMSLAVLGGTVAWTEDRCGVAEGLTLQSSEPLQLGSDVFELNVRPLPFELERSGEQRVSIELVLRQIDAGSTPAGRTHTQPLRVQGSWSLYTVGGDVIRGQLAEGVVQAGTAMSAELSLPRPVPSGEYRFVIELEGDPSSACPTYPLRLNYRLDADELFSPIASSADPSQRSMNTRVNLLGQVDIRDSEDSSDIWGYSDGTTYLAIMGSQAGTLFIDVTDPTQPVQVAFIGGPNSAWRDIKTYQNYAYIVTEGGGSLQGLQIVDLSDPLAPILVNTYTQNFATVHNIWIDTERGHAWLVGTNAGARILSLADPVNPVEIGTFGSRYVHDVFVKGNTAYLSEIFSGLHEIVDATDPGNLQILSTWSTPFNFTHNSWPSSDLSIVVTTDEQPGGHLATYDISNPNVPGTLISEFEPDSNAIVHNTIFDDVPGKRVAMSHYRLGFEYVDLQRPGFPVALGNYDTYPQSDSGFGGAWGVYPFDPRGYFYISDIQSGLFVLEYAPTGGTLTGKVVQSDGGSAIPAATILLLNSQEILTANLNGEFGSYIDSGPVVLRVSAPGYSTKFVSPGTLPLDGGIDVEVELVSLPRTTVQGTVIDAGTAAPIVGAEVSIVGGNTPVVTDGSGHYVLPDAAIGQRVITVDALSYSGSESLVVLKTGQSSIVDFQLEAARYVDTIEIDNGWVYDTQSTATQGHWRRVDPVGTGGGTIEPADDHTPSPGIRAWVTGQGLMGGAAEFQDVDGGTAAIFSPTIDLSGMQNPAFSYFRWLSTTAGSLDGGTFRVQISDDAGATWNTVEQLTKEANSWTRSVIPVVSHIAVNDQFRARFACEAIPELDQQRILECAFDDISIVEECRSRVVTGGSDLDADGQLDGCDPCALDPGNDIDGDGICGDVDNAPYAANAGQTDGDGDGVGDVADNCPAISNTVQSDLDLDGLGDACDADIDNDGVENTADTDQDDDGILDVTDVCVTRSDPAQIDRDLDLEGDACDTDDGVVHGLHVDGNGLTWAPESGVDGYNVYAGEIGAELLLEFASCRVSNLSRTDFYDLFIPEPGAGTFFLVTAVVGGVEGPFGEGRDGLPRSIAQPCSANP